From the genome of Nitrospirota bacterium:
TGTACTATGTTGAACCTCCATCGGGGAACACGCTTTTTTCACTCTTTGTCGCCTGCGTGTATGCGGGAGCCTTTGCGGGTGGGTACAGGTTCGGGCTCAGCAAAGTTCGTCTGGGCCAGGTGAAGTGGGGGCGTGTGATGGTTGGGCTGATCGCCGCGGGCATCGGGATCTTCTGCCTGGCCACGTGGAATCGGCTCATGAATATCGGCACGATGGCCGAGTACCAGGCCGGAGCAGGCCGGCCTTTCGCCGAGGTGATGGGTTTGCTCGTGCCGAACGTGATCGTGGGGTCGATCTACGGCGCTCTCATGTTTCTTGCATTGGCTCATTTCCACCGCGAGGGTCGTCGCCCCTCCCGCCCGGTCGGGTCGGCGGGCGCACCCGCCTGATGAAGAAGTCGGGGTCGGAGCATCGGGTAGGCACCCGTGAACGGACGCTCCTCGAAATCGAGTATGAGGCGAGCCGAAACTTCATCTCGGACTTTGCGCTGAACATCTCGCGTGGGGGCATGTTCATTGCCACGCAGCAACCCCTCGATGAAGGCCAGGAATTTCTGCTCCGATTTTCGCTGCCGGGTTCGGCCCGTCCCATCGAATTGCGCGCGCGCGTCATGTGGGCGAATCGGCAGGACAAGAAGAGCAACCTGATTCCCGGAATGGGGGTGGCGTTCATGGACCTCTCGGATGAAAAGCGCGCGCAGATCGAGCGATATGTGGAATCCATGCAAGTGACTTCAGGAAAGAAGTGATGTCCCGAAAATTGTTTCTCAAGAGCTTCGGCTGTCAGATGAACGATCGGGACGCGGAGCGCATCACGGGTCTCATGCGACGCGAGGGATACGAGACGACGGAAGTGCTCGAAGAGGCCGACGTCGTGGTCGTCCACACCTGCAGCATCCGCCAGAAAGCGGAGGAAAAGGCGTATGGCCTGCTGGGACGTACGCGGGCCCTGCGCCAGAAGAATCCCGGCCTCCAGGTGGCCATCGGCGGCTGTGTGGCCCAGCAGCAGGGCGCCGAGCTTATGGAGCGGAACCTTTTGCTGGATGTTGTTTTCGGCACCCACCAGATCCGGCGCCTTCCGGAGCTCCTTGAAGAAGCCCGGCGTAAGCAGCGCTCGATCGTCAGGACGGAATACGACTATGACCCGGATCGTCTGGAGGGGCCGCTTTTCTGGGAATCAACCGGCGATGGGCGCGCGGCTCCGACCAGCGCCCTGGTGACCGTTCAGGAAGGATGCAACAAATCGTGCACGTATTGTGTTGTCCCGCGTACAAAAGGGGCGGAACTCTGCCGGCCCTCCTCCGCGATCCTGGATGAGGTGCGGCGACTCGTCGAACGCGGAGTTCAGGAAATCGTTCTCATCGGCCAAACGGTCAATTCGTACGGGAAGGACGGCAGCGCGGATATCTCTTTTCCGGATCTCCTCCGGAAGTGCAGCAACGTGGAGGGTGTGGGAAGAATCCGTTTCGCCACGTCCTACCCACCCGACGTCACGGAGGCGCTCGCCGCCGCCATGGCGGAGTGCGAGCCGGTCTGCGAACACCTCCACCTGCCTGTCCAGAGCGGCTCGTCGAGGGTGCTGGCCGCCATGAATCGCGGCTACTCGCGCGGGGCCTACCTTGAAAAAGTCCGCCTGCTCCGGTCCGCGATGCCGGACCTTGCGCTCAGCACGGATATCATCGTGGGATTTCCGGGAGAAACCGAGGAAGACTTCAGCCTTACGCTTGACTTGGTCCAGGCCGTTGGCTACGATCAAATCTACGGGTTTTGCTACTCGAAGAGGCCCGGCACTCAAGCGCCCAGAATGGAGGGACACATCCCCGACGAAGTGAAGAAAGAACGATTGGTCCGTCTATTCGAGGCGGCCAAACGGGTATCGATGGAAAACAATTCCAAGTGGATCGGGCGCGACGTGGAAGTATTGATTGAGGGTCCGAGCCCGGATGGGGAGCGCATGCAGGGGCGTACCCGGTGGAACCGGCTCGTCCATACCGCCGGGGCGGGGATATCGGCAGGCGATTGGGCTTCCGTGCGCGTGGAACGCATTTCGCCGCAGTCCCTCATCGGTCAGGCCCTTCGTGTCGCCGCCCCGCTTTGTGGCATCCAGCCAGTCGCGGGACGGCATTGCCATCCTGGCGCCGCTTAGCCCCATGAAGGAGGGATCGGTGTTTTCACAGATGAAGGTCGCGGGAATCGCCGTCGATCCCTTCGCCGGATTGCCGATCGTCATTTTGAAGGACATGGAAGACAAACAGGCCGTTCCCATCTGGATCGGGCTGTTCGAGGCCAGCGCGATCGCCACCGAAATGGAGAAGATCAAACCGCCCCGGCCGATTACGCACGACCTTCTTCGCAACATGCTGGCCGCCCTGGGGGCCAAGGTGGTGCGAATCGAAGTCACCGAATTGAAGGAAGATACCTTCTACGCGCTCATCTACATGCAGAATTCCAAGGGCGATGAAATTACGATTGATTCGCGTCCGAGCGACGCCATCGCGATCGCGCTCCGGATGGACGCGCCGATCTTCGTGGCCCAGTCCGTGATCGAGAAATCGCAAAAGATCGATCTCCAGCAGGCCAAACCCATCGATTTCACTCCCGCCTCGAAGGAGAAATGGGCGGAGATGCTGGAGAAGATGAAGCCCGAAGATTTCGGCAAGTACAAGATGTAGCCCCCGCCGTGGCGAACGTTCTCGTCACGGGAGCCGCCGGCTTCCTGGGCTCCCACCTCGTCGATCATCTCCTCCGCTCGGGACATCGCGTCGTCGTGACCGACCTTCCTCGGGCGGACCTCAGCCGCTACATTGCAAAAGGTGTCGAAGCCCGGCCCGCGGATATTCTGAGTCCCGATTCGCTCAAGACCGTGCTCGCGGGCGTGGATACCGTGATCCATCTGGCGGCGATCTTCGACCTGGGCGCTCCCGAGGAACTCATGTGGAACGTAAATGTCCAAGGCACGGATCATGTGTGCAGGGCGGCGGTCGATGCGGGAGTGAAGAAGTTTGTGATGCTCTCCAGCGCCGCGGTGTACGGGAAGCCGATGGAAATTCCGTGCCGGGAGGAGACGGTGAAGCGCCCGCGCGACGCTTACGGCGTCACGAAGTGGGAGAGCGAGAAAGTGGCCATGCGATACCACCGGGAGCGCGGGCTTCCCGTGGTGGCGGTGCGGCCGAGTCTGGTCTACGGGCCGGGGAGCAAGTACGGGCAGGCCATGTATTTCGCCCTGTTCAGCATGCACCGCGCGCTCGATCGGACCGTCTGGCCTTTGTGGAACATGCCCTCCGCGAACCAGGTTCACATCGAGGATGTTTGTCGCGCGATTCTCTTCCTTATGGATCGTGGGGACGCGGTCGGCCAGGCCTTCAACATCGTGGACGATGAGCCGCTGCGTCTGGATGAAGGATTCGAATTGATCATGGGCCAATTCGGAGTTCGCGCGCGAAGAATCGAATCCCCGGTCTTTGCCTGGATCGCCCGCATGATGTGCAAGCTTCTGGCCCGCATGCCCAATGGTTTTTTCGGCCCTCTCAATCGATGGGTCCAGAGCCACTGGGTGCGCATCGCGGCGAAGTTCGGCGTGAAACCGGAGCTCAAACCGCGACTCGATCGGGACTGGCTCGACTACCTGAGCAGCGAGCGGGTCTATGACAACCGGAAGCTCAAGTCGCTGGGATTTGAATACGCCCATCCCAAAGCCCGGGAGGGGTTGATCGAGGTGGTCCAGTGGTATCGACGGGAACGTTGGATTCCGGACATTGGTTCTCCGACCGAATCCCTGTCTGAACCTCAGAAACAAGTCGCCTGACCGTCTCCGTTCCGTCCTCCGCTCCCGATTTCACAAGATCTTCGAAAACCGTTGGTTCGGAATGTACGAATCACTCTCTGGCCCAGGCGCTGTCTGTGCCGGTGAGGTCGGATGCCATCGGAAACGGGGATGGTGTCTGCGGATGCTGCGGACTATAATCCCTCCCATGATTGAGCGGTACACGAGGCCGGAGATGGTGCGGATCTGGTCGGACGAGAACAAGTTCGCCACGTGGCTGAAGATCGAGCTGAAAGCGTGCGAGGCGGTCTCGAAGCGAGGGAAGATTCCCAAGGCGGATGCAGTCGAGATGAGCCGCCGGGCCCGGTTCGACGCGGTGCGGATTGGGGAACTGGAAAAGACGACCAAGCATGATGTCGTGGCCTTTGTCACGAACGTGAACGAATCGCTGGGGCCGCTCTCAAAACATTTTCATAAGGGGCTGACGTCATCCGATCTCCTTGATACGACGTTGGCGATCCAGCTTCGAGAGTCGTCCGATTTGATCCTGGCGGCCATCCGCGCACTCAAGAAGGAGCTTCGAGCGAGGGCGCTGGAGCATCGGAGAACGGTGGGGATTGCTAGGACGCATGGGGTCCATGCCGAGCCGACCTGTTTCGGCCTCAAGTTTGTCCTGTGGTACGACGAACTCGCGCGGAATGAGGCGCGATTAAGGCGCGCCCGGACTTCCATTTCCGTCGGAAAGATTTCAGGCGCCGTGGGAACCTACGCTCATCTCGGCCCGGACGTTGAGAAGGACGTTTGCCGGTCGCTGGGTCTGAAGGCGGCGAACATCTCCACGCAGATTGTTCAGCGGGATCACCACGCGGAATATTTCTCAACGTTGGCGCTGATCGCTTCAAGCCTGGAGAAGATCGCGGTCGAGATCCGCCACCTTCAGCGGAGCGAAGTGCTCGAGGTGGAGGAACCGTTCACTGAAGGGCAGACCGGCTCTTCGGCCATGCCGCACAAGAAGAATCCGGTTCTCTCCGAGAATATCGCCGGATTGGCCCGGCTCGTCCGATCTTACGCATCCGCTGCGCTCGAAAACATCGCGCTTTGGCACGAGCGGGACATCAGTCACTCCTCCGTCGAGCGGGTCATCGGACCGGATGCCTCCATCGCGGTTCATTTTATGCTCTGGCGGATGGTGGAAATCATGCGAGGCTTGGTGGTTCACCGGGACCGGATCCGGGCCAACGTGGACCGGCTGGGAGGCCTGGTCTATTCGCAGCGGGTTCTGGTGGCGCTGATGGAGAGTGGGATGGGACGCGATGAAGCCTACAAGCTCGTGCAGAGGCACGCCATGGCGGCGTGGAACAACGGCCGGCCGTTCAGGGCCCTGATCGAAGGCGACCCGAAAGTGAGGAGAAGTATTGGACCGGGACGCATCCGTTCACTCTTCAAGCCGGACTATTTCCTGCGTCACGTAGACCAAATCTACCGACGCGTTTTTTCAAGAAGCCGGGCGTAGAGGGCTCCGATGCCGCGGGGCCGGAGGGGGATGGGTCTGGCGCCGGCCCCGAAGGCGCCGGCTCGATAACCGAAGGCGTTTTTCCGGATGGTGGTGTCCATCAAT
Proteins encoded in this window:
- a CDS encoding TIGR02266 family protein, with the protein product MKKSGSEHRVGTRERTLLEIEYEASRNFISDFALNISRGGMFIATQQPLDEGQEFLLRFSLPGSARPIELRARVMWANRQDKKSNLIPGMGVAFMDLSDEKRAQIERYVESMQVTSGKK
- the miaB gene encoding tRNA (N6-isopentenyl adenosine(37)-C2)-methylthiotransferase MiaB, with product MSRKLFLKSFGCQMNDRDAERITGLMRREGYETTEVLEEADVVVVHTCSIRQKAEEKAYGLLGRTRALRQKNPGLQVAIGGCVAQQQGAELMERNLLLDVVFGTHQIRRLPELLEEARRKQRSIVRTEYDYDPDRLEGPLFWESTGDGRAAPTSALVTVQEGCNKSCTYCVVPRTKGAELCRPSSAILDEVRRLVERGVQEIVLIGQTVNSYGKDGSADISFPDLLRKCSNVEGVGRIRFATSYPPDVTEALAAAMAECEPVCEHLHLPVQSGSSRVLAAMNRGYSRGAYLEKVRLLRSAMPDLALSTDIIVGFPGETEEDFSLTLDLVQAVGYDQIYGFCYSKRPGTQAPRMEGHIPDEVKKERLVRLFEAAKRVSMENNSKWIGRDVEVLIEGPSPDGERMQGRTRWNRLVHTAGAGISAGDWASVRVERISPQSLIGQALRVAAPLCGIQPVAGRHCHPGAA
- a CDS encoding bifunctional nuclease family protein, producing MFSQMKVAGIAVDPFAGLPIVILKDMEDKQAVPIWIGLFEASAIATEMEKIKPPRPITHDLLRNMLAALGAKVVRIEVTELKEDTFYALIYMQNSKGDEITIDSRPSDAIAIALRMDAPIFVAQSVIEKSQKIDLQQAKPIDFTPASKEKWAEMLEKMKPEDFGKYKM
- a CDS encoding NAD(P)-dependent oxidoreductase produces the protein MANVLVTGAAGFLGSHLVDHLLRSGHRVVVTDLPRADLSRYIAKGVEARPADILSPDSLKTVLAGVDTVIHLAAIFDLGAPEELMWNVNVQGTDHVCRAAVDAGVKKFVMLSSAAVYGKPMEIPCREETVKRPRDAYGVTKWESEKVAMRYHRERGLPVVAVRPSLVYGPGSKYGQAMYFALFSMHRALDRTVWPLWNMPSANQVHIEDVCRAILFLMDRGDAVGQAFNIVDDEPLRLDEGFELIMGQFGVRARRIESPVFAWIARMMCKLLARMPNGFFGPLNRWVQSHWVRIAAKFGVKPELKPRLDRDWLDYLSSERVYDNRKLKSLGFEYAHPKAREGLIEVVQWYRRERWIPDIGSPTESLSEPQKQVA
- a CDS encoding adenylosuccinate lyase: MIERYTRPEMVRIWSDENKFATWLKIELKACEAVSKRGKIPKADAVEMSRRARFDAVRIGELEKTTKHDVVAFVTNVNESLGPLSKHFHKGLTSSDLLDTTLAIQLRESSDLILAAIRALKKELRARALEHRRTVGIARTHGVHAEPTCFGLKFVLWYDELARNEARLRRARTSISVGKISGAVGTYAHLGPDVEKDVCRSLGLKAANISTQIVQRDHHAEYFSTLALIASSLEKIAVEIRHLQRSEVLEVEEPFTEGQTGSSAMPHKKNPVLSENIAGLARLVRSYASAALENIALWHERDISHSSVERVIGPDASIAVHFMLWRMVEIMRGLVVHRDRIRANVDRLGGLVYSQRVLVALMESGMGRDEAYKLVQRHAMAAWNNGRPFRALIEGDPKVRRSIGPGRIRSLFKPDYFLRHVDQIYRRVFSRSRA